In a single window of the Suttonella indologenes genome:
- a CDS encoding IS256 family transposase codes for MNSLQLSPKQLQEICHDFTNKPNGINTLLSIMLNSLMKAERKDFLVSNHCHGNKANGYRSLRGLGIGEQIELAIPRDRLGQFKPLLLEVMREQQDMLNELCFELYANGLTTRQIEGITENIYGKKLSKSAVSRITESLYEDMKAFRERPLEPHYPIIYLDATYVKTKRETVSSEAYYVVLGVKLDKTREVLGIYNAPTESAGTWDSICQDLKERGIQRIELAIIDDLKGLDQRIEKHFAWRIQKCVLHLKRRLLSQSKTSHRAELAQDLKDVFCVGKHDSLSASTERAKACYQKWKKYYPQALAILADKDKLSYYLTYLHYENEIQNMIYTTNQIERLNKSFKRTLKIRNSMPNVDSVLTLMSKTAIDMGETTYRYPLSRFADSLLFS; via the coding sequence ATGAACAGTTTACAACTAAGCCCAAAGCAGCTACAAGAAATTTGTCATGATTTTACCAACAAGCCCAATGGCATCAATACGCTACTATCTATTATGTTGAACAGCTTGATGAAAGCCGAGCGCAAGGACTTTTTAGTCTCAAATCATTGCCATGGTAATAAAGCTAATGGCTACCGAAGTCTACGCGGACTGGGTATTGGTGAGCAGATTGAGTTAGCGATTCCTAGAGATCGTTTAGGACAATTTAAGCCTCTTCTGCTAGAAGTCATGCGTGAGCAGCAGGATATGCTGAATGAGCTGTGTTTTGAGTTATATGCCAACGGCTTAACTACCCGTCAGATCGAAGGCATTACTGAAAACATCTATGGCAAAAAGCTTTCCAAAAGCGCGGTATCACGCATCACCGAAAGCCTGTATGAGGACATGAAAGCCTTTCGAGAACGACCGCTAGAGCCTCATTATCCCATCATCTATTTGGATGCCACCTACGTCAAAACCAAACGTGAGACCGTCTCTAGCGAAGCGTACTATGTTGTGCTCGGCGTGAAGCTGGACAAAACCCGCGAGGTGCTCGGTATCTACAACGCCCCCACAGAATCTGCCGGCACTTGGGACAGCATCTGCCAAGACCTGAAAGAAAGAGGGATACAGCGCATTGAGTTAGCTATCATCGATGACTTGAAAGGGCTGGATCAGAGGATTGAAAAACACTTTGCCTGGCGCATACAAAAGTGCGTACTGCACCTGAAAAGACGCCTACTCAGTCAAAGCAAAACCAGCCATAGAGCGGAGCTGGCACAAGATTTAAAAGACGTCTTCTGTGTGGGCAAACATGACAGTTTATCGGCATCTACTGAACGTGCTAAAGCCTGTTATCAGAAATGGAAGAAATACTACCCGCAAGCTCTTGCCATATTGGCTGATAAGGACAAGCTAAGCTACTATTTAACCTATCTGCATTATGAAAACGAGATACAAAATATGATTTACACCACCAATCAAATTGAGCGGTTGAACAAATCCTTTAAACGCACTTTAAAGATACGCAACAGCATGCCCAATGTAGATTCTGTATTAACGCTGATGAGTAAAACTGCTATTGATATGGGTGAAACAACTTACCGTTACCCATTGAGCCGTTTTGCAGATTCATTACTTTTTAGCTAA